One Mycolicibacter sp. MU0083 DNA window includes the following coding sequences:
- a CDS encoding DUF262 domain-containing protein, whose protein sequence is MRLPSFQRQFVWSIDQQRGLATSVLLDVPSGSLLFARGSGDTFPARGLGSKEVEQLRSDSEYTFVLDGQQRLSTLHQVFADPLGAQPWGTKSIDQWYWRLRYRWAIQILPQGDDEDYFGYRSLNFTQLPVDPDSLRDRLIELRINKTGPVPWYHPSNPSTHAQRLAQVAAASAKGLVPLWEVAAPFLPGAAQPLHRLVLQQLADQRRAEIEAQIRDGEYGESLLAALRRVQPFLPDVPAENDLVGALHSLAASWVESLSQFIGSRANYSLPYVEIGADQLDRAVVIFEEMNKGGTPLATFDLITAKAAKGDLAKSLADTLAKLVIDEKFELHELWGDNPGANPAAWSIDPAGGIAIDKDELSIQFKNAFLNVMSLQSRLTEGIDALNVDAIKRNAILAMKPDAVLQYWESAGRAVLRAWAFLQFRCGIRREGDLRNKLLVLPISLCLASDDAFKDRDRLDRIEYWYWSSVLTGTYTVRQNENAISDAKKLLRWLDDGIEDPFANRFKLVLSDPRYSDEETLLRKAEDSGVSTDVDTYLLQYVLSRCPRDFLPSEEDSNYTPRLTAWGADDLEDHHIVPLANAKTINESTRTLRKGKEGIGPLLNSPLNRTYVSRSANRRIGSLPIVQYIKDVSDIAQADHMMSIPAMGKDEFSDSLEVALKNRLQLIRSSALSELGALRKY, encoded by the coding sequence GTGCGTCTGCCAAGTTTTCAACGCCAGTTCGTATGGTCTATTGATCAGCAACGAGGGCTGGCTACGTCGGTGCTCTTAGATGTCCCATCGGGATCGCTTTTATTTGCGCGCGGAAGTGGAGATACTTTCCCCGCAAGGGGGCTGGGGAGTAAGGAAGTAGAACAACTCCGAAGTGATAGCGAGTACACTTTCGTTCTGGATGGTCAGCAACGACTTTCAACCTTGCATCAAGTATTCGCTGATCCGTTGGGTGCGCAACCCTGGGGAACGAAATCTATCGACCAGTGGTATTGGCGTCTTCGTTACCGTTGGGCGATACAGATTCTCCCGCAAGGTGATGACGAGGATTATTTTGGCTATCGCAGCCTTAATTTCACCCAGCTTCCAGTGGATCCAGATTCTCTTCGGGATAGATTGATCGAGTTGCGTATCAACAAGACCGGACCTGTGCCGTGGTATCACCCGAGCAATCCATCGACACACGCGCAGCGCCTGGCACAAGTTGCTGCCGCCAGCGCCAAGGGCCTTGTCCCGTTGTGGGAGGTAGCGGCGCCCTTCTTGCCGGGGGCGGCTCAGCCGCTCCATCGTCTGGTTTTGCAGCAACTTGCGGACCAGCGTCGGGCGGAAATTGAAGCGCAAATAAGAGATGGTGAATACGGAGAATCGCTGTTGGCGGCGTTGCGAAGAGTTCAGCCATTTCTGCCGGACGTGCCAGCTGAAAACGATCTTGTGGGAGCATTGCATAGCCTTGCGGCAAGTTGGGTGGAATCACTATCTCAGTTTATCGGAAGTCGTGCAAACTACAGTCTTCCCTACGTGGAGATTGGCGCTGATCAGTTGGATCGTGCTGTCGTGATCTTTGAGGAAATGAACAAGGGTGGTACGCCATTGGCGACGTTTGATTTAATAACCGCGAAAGCGGCCAAGGGTGATCTCGCCAAGAGCCTTGCTGACACGTTGGCAAAACTTGTCATTGACGAAAAATTCGAATTACATGAACTATGGGGAGATAATCCGGGCGCCAACCCCGCGGCGTGGTCGATAGATCCGGCCGGCGGGATAGCTATAGATAAAGATGAATTATCAATTCAGTTCAAAAACGCGTTTCTCAACGTCATGTCGTTGCAATCCCGACTGACTGAAGGTATCGATGCGCTAAATGTGGATGCAATTAAACGGAATGCGATTTTGGCTATGAAGCCCGATGCTGTGCTTCAGTACTGGGAATCCGCGGGTCGCGCGGTTCTGCGCGCCTGGGCTTTCCTGCAATTTCGGTGCGGGATTCGGAGGGAGGGTGATCTTCGAAATAAGCTGCTAGTCCTTCCTATTTCGTTATGTTTGGCGTCTGACGATGCCTTTAAGGACCGCGACCGACTTGACCGTATCGAGTATTGGTACTGGTCATCGGTACTAACGGGTACGTACACTGTTCGTCAGAACGAAAACGCCATTAGTGATGCGAAAAAACTCTTGCGGTGGCTGGATGATGGGATCGAGGATCCTTTCGCGAACCGCTTTAAACTTGTTCTGTCCGATCCGCGTTATTCCGACGAGGAGACATTACTCAGAAAAGCGGAAGATTCCGGTGTTTCAACCGATGTCGATACGTATCTGTTGCAGTATGTTTTGAGTCGCTGTCCACGCGATTTTCTGCCATCGGAGGAGGATTCCAATTATACGCCTAGATTGACCGCGTGGGGCGCGGATGATCTTGAAGATCACCATATCGTGCCGTTGGCTAACGCAAAAACGATTAATGAATCGACTCGAACTCTTAGGAAGGGCAAGGAGGGTATCGGGCCATTGCTCAATAGCCCGCTGAATCGCACCTATGTTAGTCGATCAGCGAACCGGAGAATCGGATCTCTGCCAATTGTCCAGTATATTAAAGATGTATCCGATATAGCGCAGGCCGACCACATGATGAGTATTCCCGCGATGGGCAAGGACGAATTTTCAGATTCGTTGGAGGTGGCGCTTAAGAATCGACTGCAGCTTATTCGCAGTAGTGCTCTTAGTGAATTGGGGGCGCTGCGAAAATACTAG
- a CDS encoding cysteine desulfurase family protein: MVYLDYNASTPVDHRVLPTVAEVLSEYGNPASAQHRAGQSAGELIEVARIRVGSLLQRPVQDVVFTSGATEAAVLGLVGATLGACHRPNVVVSAVEHKAVLAAAELGAHLSGGEVRKVRVDSAGRIDLMHLDSLVDDSVSVVAIMAANNETGVLSPVEGAAATAQRVGALVFVDATQFVGKSELQPVANLADLMVFSSHKIYGPKGAGALIASRHIQKVLTPLSAGGGQERGLRGGTHNTPSIVGFGLAAELAMTEQKKDSDRIAVLANEFLVTLKERLPGIEMNGDGADRLTNTLNLRFIGADAEAVMASMPTIQVSAGSACQSAVSTPSHVLLAMGRSATEASESLRISLGRPTTRDEIRIAADAIVSAVVRVRELTAA; this comes from the coding sequence ATGGTCTACCTCGACTATAACGCATCGACCCCCGTGGACCACCGGGTTCTGCCGACGGTGGCTGAGGTGTTGTCGGAGTATGGGAATCCTGCCAGTGCACAACACCGTGCTGGGCAATCTGCGGGCGAACTCATTGAAGTAGCCAGGATCCGAGTCGGTTCCTTACTGCAGCGACCAGTGCAGGACGTGGTCTTCACGAGTGGCGCCACCGAGGCTGCTGTTCTCGGACTAGTTGGTGCCACGCTCGGAGCTTGCCACCGCCCGAACGTCGTGGTCTCCGCGGTTGAGCATAAGGCGGTTTTGGCGGCGGCGGAGTTGGGAGCGCACCTCTCCGGAGGTGAGGTGCGCAAGGTTCGGGTGGACTCAGCAGGTCGTATTGATTTAATGCACCTGGATTCACTCGTTGACGACTCGGTGTCCGTGGTTGCGATCATGGCCGCGAACAACGAGACGGGAGTTCTTTCGCCCGTCGAAGGGGCCGCTGCGACCGCACAACGGGTAGGCGCTCTGGTATTTGTCGACGCAACTCAGTTCGTCGGAAAATCGGAGTTGCAACCAGTGGCGAACCTCGCTGACCTAATGGTTTTCAGTAGTCACAAGATCTACGGCCCGAAGGGTGCTGGTGCGCTCATTGCAAGTCGCCACATCCAGAAGGTGTTGACCCCGCTATCTGCTGGCGGCGGGCAAGAACGGGGCCTGCGAGGTGGCACGCACAATACCCCATCGATCGTGGGTTTCGGTCTAGCTGCTGAACTAGCCATGACTGAGCAGAAGAAAGATTCGGACCGGATAGCTGTGTTGGCAAATGAATTCCTTGTGACCTTGAAGGAGCGCCTTCCTGGGATTGAAATGAATGGCGATGGCGCGGATCGTCTGACGAACACTCTGAATCTCAGGTTCATTGGCGCCGACGCTGAAGCCGTGATGGCATCGATGCCAACCATCCAAGTTTCTGCCGGCAGCGCTTGCCAGTCGGCGGTGTCGACGCCATCGCACGTTCTACTAGCCATGGGCCGAAGTGCCACTGAAGCATCTGAGTCGCTTCGCATTTCACTGGGTCGGCCTACCACCAGGGATGAGATTCGCATCGCAGCCGATGCCATTGTCAGCGCGGTCGTCCGCGTTCGCGAGCTGACAGCTGCTTAG
- a CDS encoding DUF4007 family protein: MTLEQAATPMFANHQTFHPRFGWIKKGYDAAARDPNVFNEKLAPVELGVGKNMVEAIRFWTLATKMVTRRPHPDRPRISVYVPTRIGSALLDDQDGFDPYLEDPTTLWMLHWHAVSARTILPVWRLVFNDLGALEFSDEDLTQYCVDEIASTTWAQPQRSSVQKDVDCLLRMYSRRETERRQTLDDLLDSPFRELGLIRPSPGGKKNVFRIVRGPKPMLTATAITYACLDYLAREVDGSKTVSLNRLASDPGSPGRIFKVTEDDIAAAVEESAAGVGHLRLARPAGSRQLAISAPPGDVAFELLAARLTQRGVELPEVAEFALVGTAAIEPQLTDSEVERRVRRAGRKREQQNGGAA, encoded by the coding sequence GTGACACTCGAACAGGCCGCGACTCCGATGTTCGCGAATCATCAGACCTTTCACCCGCGGTTCGGGTGGATAAAGAAGGGGTACGACGCTGCGGCTCGTGACCCGAACGTCTTCAACGAGAAGCTAGCCCCGGTGGAGTTGGGGGTCGGCAAGAACATGGTCGAGGCGATCCGGTTCTGGACCCTTGCGACGAAGATGGTAACCAGACGTCCTCACCCCGACCGTCCCAGAATCTCGGTCTATGTACCGACGCGCATTGGCTCGGCGCTCCTCGACGATCAAGATGGCTTTGATCCCTATCTAGAGGATCCGACTACCCTCTGGATGCTGCACTGGCATGCGGTGTCGGCCCGGACGATACTGCCGGTCTGGCGGTTAGTGTTTAACGATCTCGGTGCGCTGGAATTTAGCGATGAGGATCTGACTCAGTACTGCGTCGATGAGATTGCCTCTACGACTTGGGCACAGCCACAACGAAGCAGCGTGCAAAAGGACGTGGACTGCCTCCTTCGGATGTACTCCCGGCGGGAGACCGAACGGCGACAGACACTCGATGATCTCCTCGATTCGCCCTTTCGTGAGCTCGGGCTGATCCGACCGTCTCCGGGTGGCAAGAAGAATGTCTTCCGAATCGTCAGGGGGCCCAAGCCGATGCTGACGGCAACGGCTATCACCTACGCGTGCCTCGACTACCTAGCCCGCGAGGTCGACGGCAGCAAGACAGTGTCCCTCAACCGACTTGCTTCAGATCCGGGAAGCCCTGGCCGGATTTTCAAGGTAACCGAGGACGATATCGCTGCTGCGGTTGAAGAATCAGCCGCGGGCGTAGGCCACCTTAGGCTCGCGAGGCCAGCGGGTTCCCGCCAGCTCGCGATTAGTGCTCCCCCGGGCGATGTGGCGTTCGAACTGCTCGCCGCACGCCTTACACAACGGGGCGTTGAGCTGCCGGAGGTCGCCGAGTTTGCACTAGTTGGTACCGCAGCGATCGAGCCCCAGCTGACGGACTCAGAAGTTGAGCGCAGAGTTCGAAGAGCGGGTCGGAAGAGGGAACAGCAGAATGGTGGCGCAGCATGA
- a CDS encoding phosphoadenosine phosphosulfate reductase family protein encodes MAEGVRHICGISGGKDSSALAVYLRHRVPDLEYFFCDTGAELPETYEYLDRLETALGKPIARLNAKKGFDHWFDVYRGTLPSPQMRWCTKKMKIEPLEEWVGDDQVISYVAIRADESNRKGYVSTKPNISAVFPFIEDAIDHDGVMRILDEAGIGLPSYYEWRTRSGCYFCFFQRKAEWVGLAEKHPELFQRAVAIEAKVRQDAGADGDASFGEFAMKGRQYTWSGGETLLELTARREEILTRHAEAQEQAKKRKKNRPIWEILGEALDDDDDAMQCTVCAL; translated from the coding sequence ATGGCTGAAGGCGTCCGCCACATTTGTGGCATCAGTGGGGGCAAGGATTCCAGCGCGCTGGCGGTGTATCTTCGCCACCGCGTGCCCGACCTGGAATACTTCTTCTGTGATACCGGCGCCGAGCTGCCGGAGACATACGAATACCTCGATCGTCTTGAAACGGCGCTTGGCAAGCCGATTGCCCGGTTGAACGCAAAAAAGGGTTTCGACCATTGGTTTGACGTCTACCGTGGCACTCTTCCCTCGCCCCAGATGCGCTGGTGCACAAAGAAGATGAAGATCGAACCGTTGGAAGAATGGGTTGGCGACGACCAGGTAATTTCGTACGTGGCGATCCGGGCGGACGAATCCAACCGCAAAGGCTATGTCAGCACCAAGCCGAACATCAGTGCGGTGTTCCCCTTTATCGAAGATGCCATCGACCACGATGGCGTCATGCGAATCCTCGACGAAGCGGGCATTGGCCTGCCTTCGTACTACGAATGGCGCACGCGCTCCGGATGCTACTTCTGCTTCTTCCAGCGCAAAGCTGAGTGGGTCGGTCTTGCGGAGAAGCACCCGGAGCTGTTCCAGCGGGCAGTCGCTATCGAAGCGAAGGTTCGCCAGGACGCTGGGGCCGATGGCGATGCTTCGTTCGGTGAGTTTGCGATGAAGGGCCGGCAGTACACATGGTCCGGCGGAGAGACCTTGCTGGAGCTAACTGCACGTCGTGAAGAGATCCTCACCCGGCATGCCGAAGCGCAGGAGCAGGCGAAGAAGCGGAAGAAGAACCGCCCGATCTGGGAGATTCTGGGTGAGGCACTCGATGACGACGACGATGCGATGCAATGTACCGTGTGCGCCCTATGA
- a CDS encoding DEAD/DEAH box helicase — protein MTTFEDLISRAADPLLQRLVGREIVHLLAGLDPQLARPDRLGEIAVGLRSPADMLLDNAIRPELLMLLPPGSARLLAQRLRLEGDPYVALSSMSVRRGSSRAAALLDFFSVSDESEERIVPPALEAVLPDYPLFDHQRLAARRVLDHLRDEPHRVMLHMPTGSGKTRTAMSLISTLLNQGEQKLVVWLAHSEELCEQAVEEFKKAWTAKGNRPVDVQRWWGPHDLRLPVIRDGIVVAGLSKAFASARRSLVDIGAIAGHTSLVVMDEAHQAIATTYQQLLEVLTEAGRPAPLLGLTATPGRTWNDIDEDERLADFFYRRKVSLEVRGYDNPVRYLIDEGYLAETDFVQLDYTSNSELSPADLAELADALDIPQRIIQSLAADEQRNMLILNQTETMCHKHHRVIVFAATKDHAVVLATVLRARGYWAYAVTGETPKGDRARIISSYRAASDEPRVIVNYGVLTTGFDAPQTSGAVIARPTKSLVLFSQMVGRATRGLKAGGNKTAQVATVVDTRLPGFCNMAEAFDNWEDVW, from the coding sequence ATGACTACTTTTGAGGATCTGATTAGCCGCGCTGCCGACCCGCTCTTACAGCGGCTCGTGGGGCGTGAGATTGTCCATTTACTCGCCGGTCTCGACCCTCAACTTGCTAGGCCGGACCGGCTTGGTGAGATCGCGGTCGGTCTGCGGAGCCCCGCTGACATGCTTCTCGACAATGCCATTCGGCCAGAACTTTTGATGTTGCTTCCGCCCGGCAGCGCGCGGCTCCTCGCCCAGCGGCTTCGGTTGGAGGGAGATCCATACGTAGCGCTGTCTTCCATGTCTGTCCGCCGTGGTTCGTCGCGGGCCGCAGCATTGCTGGACTTCTTCTCTGTGAGTGACGAATCCGAGGAGCGCATAGTTCCGCCCGCCCTTGAAGCCGTGCTCCCGGACTATCCACTGTTCGATCACCAACGTCTAGCCGCGCGGCGCGTACTGGACCACCTGCGAGACGAGCCCCACCGTGTCATGCTCCACATGCCTACGGGATCCGGCAAAACTCGAACAGCCATGTCCCTGATCTCGACACTCCTCAATCAGGGAGAGCAGAAGCTTGTTGTGTGGCTGGCACATTCGGAGGAACTGTGCGAGCAAGCCGTCGAGGAATTCAAGAAGGCATGGACCGCCAAGGGCAATCGTCCGGTGGATGTTCAGCGGTGGTGGGGGCCACATGATCTGAGACTTCCTGTTATTCGTGACGGAATCGTCGTGGCGGGCCTCAGCAAGGCTTTCGCCTCTGCCCGCCGGTCATTGGTGGATATAGGAGCCATCGCTGGGCACACGAGTCTCGTGGTCATGGACGAGGCGCATCAGGCGATCGCCACGACATACCAGCAGCTCCTCGAGGTCTTGACCGAAGCCGGTCGGCCGGCGCCCTTGCTGGGCTTGACCGCGACTCCGGGGCGGACTTGGAACGACATCGATGAAGACGAGCGCCTGGCAGACTTCTTCTACCGAAGAAAAGTTTCATTGGAAGTCCGCGGCTACGACAACCCGGTTCGCTACCTGATCGACGAAGGCTATCTGGCTGAGACGGACTTCGTCCAACTCGACTACACGTCGAATAGCGAACTGTCGCCGGCCGATCTTGCGGAACTCGCTGATGCACTGGACATTCCACAACGAATTATCCAGTCCCTGGCCGCTGATGAGCAGCGGAACATGCTCATCTTGAACCAGACCGAAACAATGTGCCACAAGCATCACCGAGTGATTGTCTTTGCGGCCACCAAAGACCACGCGGTGGTCCTCGCGACGGTGCTACGTGCGCGTGGCTACTGGGCGTATGCGGTCACGGGTGAGACGCCGAAGGGTGATCGCGCGCGCATTATTAGTTCATACAGGGCAGCTAGCGATGAGCCGCGAGTGATTGTCAATTACGGTGTTTTGACCACTGGGTTCGACGCACCGCAGACCAGCGGCGCCGTCATTGCGCGGCCGACAAAGAGCTTGGTGCTCTTCAGTCAGATGGTCGGGCGGGCCACGCGCGGGCTGAAGGCGGGCGGCAACAAGACGGCACAAGTTGCGACCGTTGTGGATACGCGACTGCCCGGGTTTTGCAATATGGCTGAAGCATTTGACAATTGGGAGGACGTCTGGTGA
- a CDS encoding ATP-binding protein has protein sequence MSDIKDFDIVPTALAVKAMRDNGYKNAAYAIAELMDNSIQAGAKTVQLLCADRQIQVEQRARKRLHEVAVLDDGCGMDADTLRIALQFGNGTRLNAQEQTGMGRFGMGLPSASISQCQRVDVWSWTDGADNALHSYIDLPEINAGRMRNLPEPQRRALPRIWCTAAGQRELSRSGTLVVWSNVDRILWRTSKALIDNSEELIGRMYRYWIANDKVAIVLKRFMYDEPGSIEQERYAKPNDPLYLMANTSCPAPFDAEPMFRPFPAPGDNEIPITVRSKGEDHVVTVKLSIATEAARNSGGGQATGNLAYGQHAGRNAGVSVVRAGRELELDPAWTTTYDPRERWWGVEVSFEPGLDELFGVSNNKQSARNFAEAAKIDAGAIIKEHGGVSAARAALRDDEDPLEPLLEIVHRVQTNIKLMRDMIKTQAEGKRRRTRHAEASVESAASEVVRRRQEEGHQGQSDQGEGKPADERIAEVADQLEHHGHSRESAEVLAAETIDKGLKYRIDVASLEGGAFFSVQPRGGILLVTLNTDHPAYDLLLGARDPSSLPDDTEKLKEKLQAAQSGLEMMLFAWARYEDEQPNDQRRVTQNVRYDWGRMAEAFLGSRQ, from the coding sequence GTGAGTGATATCAAGGATTTCGACATTGTTCCGACGGCGCTTGCCGTCAAGGCGATGCGCGACAACGGTTACAAGAACGCCGCTTACGCAATCGCGGAGTTGATGGACAATTCTATACAGGCTGGCGCAAAGACCGTGCAGCTCCTTTGCGCGGATCGTCAAATACAGGTCGAGCAGCGAGCCCGGAAGCGCCTGCACGAAGTGGCGGTGCTTGACGATGGTTGCGGCATGGATGCCGACACGCTGAGGATCGCACTTCAATTCGGCAATGGGACTCGGCTGAATGCGCAAGAACAAACAGGCATGGGGCGTTTTGGAATGGGTCTTCCGAGTGCCTCGATATCGCAATGCCAACGTGTCGATGTCTGGAGCTGGACCGATGGTGCCGACAACGCGCTGCACAGCTATATCGATCTACCCGAAATCAACGCTGGGCGTATGCGGAATCTCCCGGAGCCGCAGCGTAGGGCATTGCCAAGGATCTGGTGCACAGCGGCCGGGCAACGTGAGTTATCGCGTAGCGGAACTTTGGTCGTATGGAGCAACGTCGACAGGATCCTTTGGCGTACGTCAAAGGCCCTGATTGATAATTCGGAAGAGCTGATCGGTCGGATGTACCGGTACTGGATCGCAAATGACAAGGTCGCGATCGTCTTGAAGAGATTCATGTATGACGAACCGGGCAGCATCGAACAGGAGCGGTACGCGAAGCCAAACGATCCGCTCTATTTGATGGCGAACACAAGCTGTCCGGCACCGTTCGATGCTGAGCCCATGTTTCGCCCCTTCCCTGCCCCTGGAGATAACGAAATCCCGATTACAGTCCGGTCCAAGGGCGAGGATCACGTTGTAACGGTGAAGCTGTCCATTGCAACTGAAGCGGCGCGCAACAGCGGCGGAGGCCAGGCAACTGGAAACCTTGCCTACGGACAACATGCAGGCCGTAACGCAGGTGTATCCGTCGTACGCGCAGGCCGTGAATTGGAACTAGACCCTGCTTGGACAACCACATATGACCCCCGTGAACGCTGGTGGGGAGTCGAGGTATCGTTCGAGCCCGGTTTGGATGAATTGTTCGGGGTCTCCAACAACAAGCAATCGGCACGAAACTTTGCGGAGGCAGCGAAGATCGACGCTGGCGCCATCATCAAGGAGCATGGGGGCGTGTCGGCCGCGCGTGCCGCACTCAGGGACGATGAGGATCCGCTCGAACCCTTGTTGGAAATTGTCCATCGTGTTCAGACGAATATCAAATTGATGCGGGACATGATTAAAACCCAGGCGGAGGGTAAACGGCGGAGGACTCGGCATGCAGAGGCCTCCGTTGAGAGTGCTGCCAGCGAAGTCGTGCGTCGGCGCCAGGAAGAAGGCCACCAGGGGCAGAGCGATCAAGGCGAGGGCAAGCCAGCCGACGAACGTATAGCGGAAGTTGCTGATCAGCTTGAACACCACGGACATTCGCGTGAGTCTGCTGAAGTGCTCGCCGCCGAGACGATAGACAAGGGACTGAAATATCGGATCGATGTAGCATCCCTTGAAGGCGGAGCATTTTTCTCAGTCCAACCCCGAGGAGGGATCCTTCTCGTCACCCTGAACACGGATCACCCCGCTTATGATCTTCTGCTCGGTGCTCGTGATCCTAGTAGCTTGCCTGACGACACGGAGAAGTTGAAGGAGAAGCTACAAGCTGCCCAATCTGGTCTCGAGATGATGCTGTTCGCCTGGGCGCGATACGAAGATGAGCAGCCAAATGACCAACGGCGTGTTACTCAGAACGTCAGATACGACTGGGGACGCATGGCAGAGGCATTCCTTGGAAGTCGACAATAG
- a CDS encoding phospholipase D-like domain-containing protein has product MRPLGDAVLDLAASSRREFVMCAPFAKAAVVREVLAAIPEGVQIALYTRWRPDEVAAGVSDTEVLPAVRGRGGMVYLHDRLHAKFYRNEVDTFVGSANLTASALGWAANSNLELLVHVDGEAVESLEERLVLESVAATQDIARRVEEIAALLPRCPAEGPSLITRAEILEEWFPRLRIPADLFLAYRDGVDTLASTSAAAAGVDLLVLDLPPGLARQQFEALVSDRLLGQAFFKRLDHFLTRQRRFGEVRDMIMQALSYDRDEAETIWQTAMRWMFEFLPERYSYTVHRRTELVCLAATGVR; this is encoded by the coding sequence GTGAGGCCCCTGGGTGACGCCGTTCTCGATCTCGCCGCCTCCAGTCGGCGGGAGTTCGTGATGTGCGCTCCCTTCGCGAAAGCTGCTGTCGTACGGGAAGTCCTAGCTGCGATCCCTGAGGGCGTCCAGATAGCGCTGTATACGAGGTGGCGGCCCGACGAGGTTGCAGCTGGGGTATCGGATACGGAGGTACTACCCGCGGTTCGCGGTCGCGGGGGAATGGTCTACCTGCATGACCGATTGCACGCAAAGTTCTATCGGAACGAGGTGGACACCTTCGTCGGCTCGGCGAACCTAACTGCATCTGCGCTCGGATGGGCAGCCAATTCAAATCTAGAGCTGCTAGTCCACGTAGACGGAGAGGCGGTCGAGTCATTAGAGGAACGCCTGGTCTTGGAAAGTGTTGCTGCGACCCAGGATATCGCTCGCCGTGTTGAGGAGATTGCTGCGCTCTTGCCGCGCTGTCCGGCGGAAGGGCCTTCCCTCATTACTAGGGCTGAGATACTAGAAGAGTGGTTTCCCCGTTTGCGCATACCAGCTGATCTCTTCCTAGCGTACCGAGACGGTGTCGACACGCTGGCGTCTACGTCGGCGGCTGCCGCGGGTGTCGACTTGCTCGTGTTAGACCTCCCGCCTGGACTGGCTCGTCAGCAGTTCGAGGCTCTCGTCTCAGATCGCCTCCTTGGCCAGGCATTTTTCAAACGGCTGGATCACTTCCTGACGCGTCAGCGGCGGTTCGGCGAAGTGCGGGACATGATTATGCAGGCTCTGTCATACGATCGGGACGAAGCGGAGACGATCTGGCAGACAGCGATGCGATGGATGTTCGAGTTTCTTCCCGAGAGGTATTCCTACACAGTTCATCGCCGCACTGAACTAGTTTGCCTCGCCGCCACAGGAGTGCGATGA
- a CDS encoding T3SS (YopN, CesT) and YbjN peptide-binding chaperone 1, which produces MTEQQLYGQVASILEANSLGWNETSDGVMYLRFSSAGVSIEVGSWGSQAVVQISSSVLTSVGADEDCVLREVNRLNVETQFGRWVFYPESRAVCIEYFLLGDNLQEVELMTILAALARAADYHDDSLQEILGGRRAFEQ; this is translated from the coding sequence ATGACTGAACAACAGCTGTACGGTCAGGTCGCGTCGATCCTCGAAGCCAACTCGTTAGGTTGGAACGAGACCTCGGATGGCGTGATGTACCTCCGGTTCTCTAGCGCCGGAGTTTCTATCGAGGTGGGCAGTTGGGGGTCTCAAGCGGTAGTTCAGATAAGTTCGAGTGTCTTGACTTCAGTCGGGGCCGACGAGGACTGCGTGTTGCGCGAAGTCAACCGACTGAATGTTGAGACGCAGTTTGGTCGCTGGGTGTTTTACCCGGAGTCGCGTGCCGTCTGTATTGAGTACTTCCTCCTTGGCGATAACCTCCAAGAGGTGGAGCTCATGACCATACTCGCCGCGCTTGCGCGGGCCGCGGACTACCATGACGACTCTTTGCAGGAGATTCTCGGCGGCAGACGGGCTTTCGAACAATAG